The Colletes latitarsis isolate SP2378_abdomen chromosome 1, iyColLati1, whole genome shotgun sequence genomic interval CTCCGACAGAAACATTAGTGGCGTTattcccatgaacgaggaacagGAAGAACCCCCTACTCTAAGGTAATTATCAACGCAACTGCGttcaaaatttgtttattattatttattcaggTTGGAGCCCTATAAATTGGTTATTTGTCTTGAAAACACGTGTTCTCAACGCTGAACGCAAAAAAACATGACCTAATTGCTCGAGTCTTTATAATTTCTCATAAATTATATTCATAATTAACACATTGATTTCCATGCTAGAATCGATAATTCAGCCTGTTATTTTACAAGTATTAGGTTACTTTcgtaacaattttaaaatattaagcaaGTATGAGTTTACAATCGAAATTGACAGGTCTCATAGCCAGTAGGACGACCATGTTAGAATTATCACATTGTTATTCTTCGAACTATTATAATTCCGTAAAAAGAAATAGTACAATAATTATCCTGGGGTCATTTTAAAGGTCAAACCTTCTATCTATttaccatgaattatgagattaGAGAATGCAATTTTTTGCATCTTTATAGAACCCCGGTACGAGAATTATTAGGTCACACGGGTGTAGTTATGGCCGCAGATTGGTTGCCTGATGCGGAACAGGTTGTAACTGCTTCATGGGATAGAACGGCGAATCTTTATGACGTAGAAACCGGCGAAATTATCCACACTTTATGTGGACACGATCAAGAACTCTCCCACGTTTCTACTCACCATACGCAAAGACTTTGCGTTACTTCGAGCAAGGATAGCACTTTCCGTTTATGGGATTTCCGAGAACCCATACATTCGGTTTCCGTTTTCCAGGCACATACCGAGTAAGTTATACTCGCATGCTATACGAATAAATCTTGAGTTATTTCGAAGGGAAACTGACAAGGAAtattcgcgaacggtccggcttcgattttgatgaaactttgtatacttataaagcagccaaaaataatcgactagtatttttgtttagctgcggtaactcgagtttaaggggtgaaaccaccccttgaagttttggctcgaaacggctatctcgaaaacggaaagacatacgaaaaaatcgtTAATGGGCgatgttaatggtttcttatgtataataacatggtgttaaaaaatttaacaaaatacagtttgttattaacaaaaaaaaatgtattaacttaatttttcattttattgaaattttcataatgacaaaaaatgacgagcatttcattccaaatccattggtatgtaatatttaaaaattgcttcttatagttttgcagatttcgatgatttacatcttgcgcgttcattcactatggtagtagccgttctaactttgattttaatgaagcactgtagacttgcactaaattatacagttacaagtaacaagtaacaataacagtaacgagTTTCCTAATagtaatgaaaagattaattgtttttattacccacctatcacatcgtggcaaaggtggaacgatttataaattataaatatatacagtgtgtatagcaattattctatgtagtttcgacaatagtggtactcgtcgaaaaaatgtttgaaacataaagatttcttacaccatgcgtatttaattattgtcacgtcaccacaaatatggcatcttggttcattttgaacagaatagcagtacttaacaggattctggaatgcatttggttttttaTCTatgcagggtattcggccactcctgggaaaaatttgaatgggagattcagaagccaaaataagatgaaaatcaaggatatcaatttcttgactgaggcttcattaaacaattattaacaaaattaaattaaaaattttcaaatcgttctggaaaaattatttttggttgcggggctcaattataatcatttttggtggatacacatacctctgaaattctactctctttcgagaaaaaaattcgagtaggtactgaaatttttagacgaaattaaaaaatttcaaatcatactaaaaaaattatatgtagttacagggttcattacaagcatttttggtcaatagacatatcccgaaatcctacgcactttcgagaaaaaaattctttaccgaaaatctaatgtgaagccagaaatgctggctcaaaatttcatgcgaatctttaaaacgtcataacttctgaacggattggacgattttaatgtttaaaaaagcaaactacgcgcattttagtgtagaatatgtacaaatcgcaaaaatattcgaaaagctggtccttgactccgcaaaatgagaaaaaccccataaaaatggtccaattttcaaacagcaataacgcctacaatagtgaacatatttaattgaaattttgggggggggggagtaaagctcatgggtacctacgaaaaagtattaggcaacttttctgtagagcgtcaaacaaaattattaaaaataaaaaacgcatttttaagaaaaatcgacagggagtaggtgcctgaatttttcgtcaaaaaaaaaatatttcaaaccgttctggaaaaattattttcggttgcgtgggtcaattataatcatttttggtcattaaacatacccttgaaatcttacccactttcgagaaaaaaattcgtgaaggtgtgaaatttctcgacaaaattaaaaaatttcaaattgttctggaaaaattatttgcggttgcgggggtcaattacgataatttttggtgaatagacctactcgtgaaatcctacccattttctaaaaaaaaattcagtacaggcggagctttaaacattaataactttttaacgaagcctccatcaacaaagtagtatgcttgatttccgtcttattttggcctctagaatctcccattaaaatctttctcagggatggccgaataccctgtatagatgaaaaaccaaatgcattctagaatcctgttgagtactgctattcgtTTggagtaagaaatctttatgtttccaacattttttcgacgagtaccactattgtcgaaactacatagaataattgctatacacactgtatatatttataatttataaatcgttccacctttgccacgatgtcataggtgggtaataaaaacaattaatcttttcattactATTAGGAAActcgttactgttattgttacttgttacttgttactgtataatttagtgcaagtctacagtgcttcattaaaatcaaagttagaacggctactaccatagtgaatgaacgcgcaagatgtaaatcatcgaaatctgcaaaactataagaagcaatttttaaatattacataccaatggatttggaatgaaATGCTcgacattttttgtcattatgaaaatttcaataaaatgaaaaattaagttaatacattttttttgttataaacaaactgtattttgttaaattttttaacaccatgttattgtacataagaaaccattaacctcgcctattaacaattttttcgtatgtctttccgttttcgagatagccgtttcgagccaaaacttcaaggggtggtttcaccccttaaactcgagttaccgcagctaaacaaaaatactagtcgattatttttggctgctttataagtatacaaagtttcatcaaaatcgaagccggaccgttcgcgaacatTCCTTGTCAATGTATTTGAACGAATTGGTTAAACAAATAAAGTTTAATCGTTTGATCAAATATTAAGTAGTAATTTAACGTGGTCCTTGAGTTTGGTACGGTATTATAAGGCAAAGGGATTAATGTCTAAAGTAGAtttccatttattttaattattgcgaATAAGACGCGATGAAATGTTCATGATTCCAATTTTTTGAATGATAGGACAGTAACATCCGCCGTTTTCACGCGCGAAGATAAAATCGTTTCAGGCTCGGATGACCGAAGCGTAAAAATATGGGAATTACGAAATATACGGAGTCCTTTGGCTACAATTCGAGGCGATAGCGCTGCTAATCGGCTTGCAGTTTCTAGCACTGGTATTGTTGCAATTCCACACGATAATAGACAAATTAGGTTGTTTGATCTCAGTGGTCAACGATTAGCTAGACTGCCTAGAACGAGTAGGCAGGTAAGTTAAAATTTCACTTTCAGTAATATTAACGATGTAATATAGtttacagaaattattttttttttaatttaaaaattcctaTTTTATTGCAAGTTTATATCTCTAATTAAATGTATCGGTTTCCAACGTCGAGGAAGAACAGCATAGACACAGTTGCCTTGATTGTCTAATCGCATGGCTGTAATCATAATTGCTGATTACTGTAGAATGTATTTGTGTATGTTAATTTCAGGGTCATCGGCGAATGGTTTCGTCGGTTGCTTGGGCAGAGGATAGCGGTGTTTGCAAtttgttttcctctggtttcgatAGATTAGTCCTTGGATGGAGTATTGTGCATCTTAAGGAATATTGAATATACATGTACACAAATTGAAATCTAATATaatcattttatttaattatatagTATTTTAAAGTGAACAATATGGTAAATGTAGTTAAAAGCAAATTATTAGACTAGTTCTAAAGATTCAAATAACGTGAAGAGAAAACTAGATGTACAATCGTAAACTAGTATGCCCATTCCCAGGACGATTAAGGATTCCATTTTTCCGCTGTTGGATACCACTGAAATTATatagaatatatatatatatatatatgaattGCAGTTGTAAACTCTGTgcagtaaataataaattatgaacACATGTTGAACTTTATGTAAACGTATCGATCGAATACCCTTTTAGGGACTCTAGAACGAACTTTGGGGCCTCCAGCAAGACCTCAaacccttttttttttattaaattgtagTACAAATACTTCAAAAAGtattacaaatttaatattttagtgattTGTtaaagaaatgatattttcttaGTTAAAATTCGgcagaaaataattaatttgtatGCAAAATAGTATTTTTGCTTACCCGAATAAGCAGTTAGCAAACAAAGAAGCGTGTATCCCAAAATGAGAAGATAATGAGGCGCCAGAAAAATATGACCCCATGTAATTTCCAATAATCCTAACAGTTTGAAGGATCCACCTATTACCAAAGCTTTCcatacatgcgttatgctgtatTTATTGGGATCCTTATCAGAAAAATACCATTTAACTTTCGTAAGAAGAATCACAGTGACGACGAAAGTAGCAAGAGAAAAGCCAGTGTTGAATAGAAGCAAATAGAGATTGCAATGCCCATCGAAAGTAGGCTGAAATGTTTTGGAAGTTTCGGTACTTTTTTTATCGTCGCACAAAGAAAGATTTCGAAAAGATtcaacgagccagataattatgACTAGCTTCCAATGAGACTTCAATTCGCAATTGTAAAGTAGATGTCTGTATGCTCGTTTGTTCAGTAATATTAAATCAACTAGAATTATTACTGGGTCGTATTCGATGTATTTATCAGCCAACTGATCACATATATTCTGAAATAATTAATACATTTATgagttacaaaaataattaatcaTTTAAATGTATAAGTAgacttattaatttaaaaatcttgTTAAAACTCAGGAATAGAAGACCAACGAAGTGGAATTGTTtttgtagaaaattattttatttagattGCATTTGAATACTTATTTTCTACGTAAAAATTGGAACGAAAACATCGTACAAAATCATCCTAAATTTCTGAAATTGAGGTCACTTCAAGGTCGTTGAATTTTGACGTTAATCATAACACAATAAAGtccaaaaaaaataattttttagtcaTTTTTAACATTGCAATTTATAGTCGATAAAAAAATTGACCGATTTctgtttaaaacattttttttggaattattatgtatttataattcgtttcgtttttctgacgttaaaatttaaaatatttttaaatgccatacaaataaaattattgtacacgttaaattcaactttaatcaTGCCAAGAGACACAAGTATGTTTATTGATAAAGTGTTACGTGTTCTGTAACTTATCTTGATATAATATTTGTTGTGTTAGCATGAGTAGCAAAGTCTGTGAGATAAAATAATGATTAACCTGTGTTTatcgaaacaaaaaattaaCAGTTACGCCATAGTTACGCAATctacataaaaataaataatttttaaataaatgttttattttttaaaattgattttaacaTTTATGAGTTGTATGATTCATATAGCGATTGATAACGAAAAAGTGTAAAAATGGATTCGTTTCAACAAGTGACCTACACATTTCAAAAGCTTTAAAACGTTTACACAGTATCTTCCATAAAGTTCTTCCACTACAGCTCCACAATTCACGCAGCGATACATTACCAAATTGTCTATTTCTTATAGTTAATTATTATTACGAATACATAGTGTTTAGGCCACACTTTCAGAGATCACCTGAAACTaaagagtttttttttttaattaacaaaactACTTTCAATCAAATGTTACCAGAATTAAAAGTgtataattatttacaaaatataCACTTTTATTACTGGCTTTACCCTTAAATAACAGTGATCCTTAattccaaaataataattaataattatacgtATATTAAAAATTCGTTGAAGTATCTTTtatcaaaatataaatatacttcTCACGTTTGTTTTGTGTATACTTAAGCAGGATTGTTCTGAAATTCACAGCAGTGGGGGGAAGTTGATGTTAAAGTAGTAGAGGGGGAACTGGAACTACTATTAGGCATGGGACAAAATGAACTGAAATATATTTAATCATATCATGACATTGGGCGTCAGTCAGGTTGTTTCCAGGCATCCCCACCAGACCCAATGGTTCCCTTCCTTCCGATACAGAAATCTCGAGTGTTAGAACGCAGTAGGGAGCTAGTGGTTCCCCTCACGACTATGAATTCCAGAGCGGCCCTGTTCTTaagttttttttagtttttgtGTTATTTTTTCTAACGTAAACAATGAACCTTGAATTTCACGGAAGACTGCGTCTTTGGAACAAATGGAAACTGTCCTAATTATTGAATCCCTCGAGGCCAGAAATAAGTAAACGCTCGGAGTGAAAGTGTGATGTCGAACAGGAATGTAAGTGGAAGGGGATCCAGGAAGATATAGTCTGcagttgaaaaagaaaaacacagAGTAGCATACTGTTCTTACAAAGAATCGTTCGGTCTCGTTGTAGCAGCCTGGGGAGTCGTGACATTGTTGTATTTGAAATAAACACATCTAAAAAGGATTTCTCTGGTACGATTGTTAGTAGAATACACACGAAAGTGGTCATCGACGATTCAGTCGCCTAACGGAATTTTTCTTTAACAGAAGCAATGAAGACTACTTCGATATTACTTCCGAACGGGTGTTCAATGCCAGCACTTGGCTTTGGCACATGGCaggtaaaattaattaaaacattaTCAATCATTCAGGATAGATCGTTTCTGTAGATATACAaacgtgaaataaaaatttcaattagtaTTTTCGACAGAGAACCTCTTCTTATTATTCACGTCCTCTAAATTCAAGGTCAAATATTAGCAATCATAATAGCGAGTTAAATAAAATCACTGtgagttattttttttaatgtaaatatttaCTGGATAACATGTTGAAGTATTATGTCTTTCTTTGTTTTTTATGTTAATAGAAATTATGTATTTATTTACAATACAAAAATTAACTTCAAGTTGGTGTAATGCTTCGCTCTTTTCTCGGTAAAAATATTTACTATATCGTAGAAGTGAATGTTCAAGGTGAAATTAGTTTAATTGATGTTTTTTTTCTATCACAGATCTTGAatacattttcaattttttcaataacttGCCTTAAATGTGTATGAAAAATACTTCAATTTATTCTCGAATAAAAcaagaataaataatttattgttattttatttatatatatatatttatcgtATATATAACTTATGAGACAAAAttctgatttttaatattttttcgaaTCCTTTCTTGGAGCttctggttcaatattttatgttgaaaatatattaaaattattttttggagcTATTTTgcgcgaaataaataatttattgttattttatttatacatgtatattTATCGTATATATAACTTATGAGACAAAAttctgatttttaatattttttcgaaTCCTTTCTTGGAGCTTCTGGCTCAATAGTTTATgttgaaaatatattaaaattattttttggagcTATTTTGTGTGAAATAAATAGTATATTAATCATGTTTCTTCACCTTTGAttcatcgaaattaaaaaaaaaaagtaattgtgTATTGTTAAGTGCatacaatttttgttaatatcagaattttaatatttcatctaTTTAACTGTGTTATCAACAGTTGGTTCCATAAGATAAtaagataaataaaattaacgttaaaaaatattgtaatcTTAGTTGAGTACCGTACATTTTAAAATCATTTATAGTTATCAAGGCGTGTTCATTTCATGATATTGCAAAAGCTTTTATTAATCAATGATTCGTATGTTCCTTTCCATAATTTCTAACCTCAAATTTCGTAAcaaactattttatttattatataatataaatttttaaatacattccATTTTTGAACAATGATTATAGATTATAATATCCTATagtaatatatataaataagacATTTTTCTAACGTTTTTGGTGAATTTCTTTAGAGGTTCGCTACGTAAAAGTAAGGTTAGTATCTAGTTTTAACCAGTAACGGTTAGGCAAAATTTTCTTAAGATAGTAGGAATATTGATTCCCTAGTAAAAACCAAATGTAGTTGTACTCACGTGGCCATTGAATTTGTCAGAATCTTCTACTTTATAtatcttttttttcatttcacCGATTGGAACCCTAGAAACTTTAGTTTTCAGActctgaattttattatttgcatTCTCGCCATTTATAGAACTCTATACCGCCAAATATGAACGAAAGAAACATAGAAGTTATTTTTTTCGATATGTGATATATCTATGCTTCTATAGATTGTCTCTGTGTTGGTTTTTCGTTTTTAAATATAGTATTTCTTCTCGAACAGCTTCGAgaatgttttatttaaaaagtgaaaccaattttgaaaatttaaataaaaggcagAGAATATTGGGCAAATTGTATTGTTTAAGGCAAAAGAGGCGGACGTTCTTGAGAAAGCTTTGGATACTGCTTTGGAAGCAGGATATAGACATATTGATACAGCTCCGGTATATGAAAACGAGGAAATAATTGGTAAAGTTCTTAAAAAATGGATCGATTCTGGAAAAGTCAAACGGTCCGATCTCTTTATCGTTACAAAGGTATTATTGATGAATTGTTGAAATTCACGATAATAAGAActgtgaaaaatatttaaattgttaTAATATGCTATCgacatattatattaaaatttttgaaacatttaaaaatcaTGTTCGTAGCTCCCACCATCAGGAAATAGGCCAGAAAGtgttgaaaaatatattaaaaaatcttTGAAAGACCTCCAATTAGAGTATTTGGATCTTTATTTAATTCACACTCCGCTCACTTTTGTGGATGATGAAGGTTTACATCCGGTCGATAAAGATGGACAAATTAAACTCGATTGCAGTACCGATCACGTAAAAGTATGGGCCGAAATGGAGAAACAAGTGAAATGTGGGCGCACTAAAGCGATTGGCCTATCGAATTTTAATATTGACCAGATCGATCGAGTTTTAAAAAGTGCAACGACAAAGATTTCGATGTTGCAAATTGAGTTGCATGTTTTCTTGCAACAGAGAGTATTGGTAAGTATGAGAAAGTGATGTTACCGACGGAGCACCTAAAAATACGCTCACGGATTGACGTAATTGACTGCAgataaaaaatatgttttatcACAGACCagatatacctcgtctgtgatatatgctttataaatatttaatattaccgTTACGTAATATAATGCTGTGAGGGTATATATCGACAGGCCTTGTAAAAATACGCTTTAGAGCTAGGTAACTTTACTGGCGGGACGAATTAAATTAGATTAGAATAATTTTGGGGTAATTGACGTGGCTTTCCACAAAGTCCCATCACAGATGAGGTATATGCCTTATAGGCCTTAGTAGACCTTACGCCTTATGGACTtttgtggcccaatctgactcaaTCTGATTGCCATAGCGACCTGAaatttcggaggtgattttagtgtcCTAAATCCAGTATTATcaggaaactgcccctccatTTACACACACTAATGCATAGCCATCTTGCATATGAGTTCTGGCACTTCGTATAGTTTCGGGGATTCGAGGAAGAAGTAGTTGATTCTAATGGTCCCCTGCAatatgtttcattgaaatttatttatgtagttgagctcatggatacctacaaaaaggtattaaataacatttccgtagagcgtcaaacaaatttattaaatatgaaaaacaaattttaaaggaaaaaacgatagggggtaggtggacAATTTTTGTCTCACCTCCTCTTGCGTTCATTTGtgtaaaatggtaatggggctctagagctccataaaaatgggccaaaaaaatacattggatgtaaggtctactcgtatacctcgtctgtgggccCATTTAGTCCTCGACTCGGTCATAAATTCTCAGAAAATTAGTgccaaaatatttttaaaatactttgCAGGTACACTATTGTAGGGAGCATGGAATTCCTATAACGGCTTACTCGCCACTCGGTTCCTGGGGGCTTGTGAAGTTAATGGGGAAAACGGAAGAGATTCCAGATATGTTACAGGACCCTGTAGTATTGGAGATAGCAAAAACTTACAAAAAGACGGCAGCACAAATTTTACTGCGATTTATTGTACAACATAATATAGCAGCTATTCCAAAGAGCACAAATCCTAAGAGAATTAAGGAAAATATTGATTTGTTTGATTGGGAACTGAAACCAGATGACGTAAATAGACTGAAACGCCTTGATAAAGGGGAATCTGGCAGAATTTGTGATTTTACGTTTTTCAAAGGGCTTGATCGTCATCCTGAATTTCCTTTCTAAATATATTACAGTTTCAAATATATCGGGATTTTTATATTGTTACGtaattaattaaacgttaatGTGAAAATATAGgaactttaatttttattttatggcTGTACACTGTCTTGAGAATATTTCCcccattgaaaaaaaaagatttaccCAATCGTTGTACCATTGCCAGTAATTGACCTTTGAGACGGGAGAAAAAGATTAAACAAAGAAATAGTACATATTcttatctgaaatattcatgtaCCGCTTCTGATACATGTTGTAAAGTAACGTAATTAAAAAACACAAGTTTTTCTGAAAACTTCTCTTTTATTGTATCGTTTGCGAACAAAATCTGATACGCGTACAATACAACTTATATATTATGATACATGAACTTGAATTTTCTTTACAAAGTCATGATTGGTACGGACCCATTCAAATATACGTCAATcctgatttatattttatacactTCGATTCAAAACCTAGGTGCGTACGCTTCTTAAAAAAAGCTACCAAACATTTCACTAGTTACTTTTTTCAAAGTTTCCGCAGTTTTACATTAGTTTAATCACATATTTACAAACAAGATTGTAACGTTCACGACTTCTTAAAATCAGCCCTATTATGTTCCATGAACACATACAAACGACCAAATAATGAAGGTTGAAGACATTATAAACAAGTTGATATTTCGATAGAAATATACTAAGCCTGGGATAAAGTTCTGTTGCTTTTAAACGGGAGAACATCTAATTGCTAGGGAATTTTTTTTCGATTAAGAACGATGTATCAGGGATTTCGAAATCAATAGGAGTTAAAGTAAGGTTATATTCTGTGTAAGTACACTGAATAAGGTCTCCAAAAAGAGTGActggttttatttttttttttttgcgaagACCGAATAAGGAAAACGACAGAACTTTCTCTCAGGCTGAACTGTACCTCCGGTGAT includes:
- the Arv1 gene encoding ACAT-related protein required for viability 1 isoform X1; this translates as MYRCVNCGAVVEELYGRYCVNVLKLLKCNICDQLADKYIEYDPVIILVDLILLNKRAYRHLLYNCELKSHWKLVIIIWLVESFRNLSLCDDKKSTETSKTFQPTFDGHCNLYLLLFNTGFSLATFVVTVILLTKVKWYFSDKDPNKYSITHVWKALVIGGSFKLLGLLEITWGHIFLAPHYLLILGYTLLCLLTAYSVVSNSGKMESLIVLGMGILVYDCTSSFLFTLFESLELV
- the Arv1 gene encoding ACAT-related protein required for viability 1 isoform X2 — translated: MKKKIYKVEDSDKFNGHNICDQLADKYIEYDPVIILVDLILLNKRAYRHLLYNCELKSHWKLVIIIWLVESFRNLSLCDDKKSTETSKTFQPTFDGHCNLYLLLFNTGFSLATFVVTVILLTKVKWYFSDKDPNKYSITHVWKALVIGGSFKLLGLLEITWGHIFLAPHYLLILGYTLLCLLTAYSVVSNSGKMESLIVLGMGILVYDCTSSFLFTLFESLELV
- the LOC143343987 gene encoding 1,5-anhydro-D-fructose reductase encodes the protein MKTTSILLPNGCSMPALGFGTWQAKEADVLEKALDTALEAGYRHIDTAPVYENEEIIGKVLKKWIDSGKVKRSDLFIVTKLPPSGNRPESVEKYIKKSLKDLQLEYLDLYLIHTPLTFVDDEGLHPVDKDGQIKLDCSTDHVKVWAEMEKQVKCGRTKAIGLSNFNIDQIDRVLKSATTKISMLQIELHVFLQQRVLVHYCREHGIPITAYSPLGSWGLVKLMGKTEEIPDMLQDPVVLEIAKTYKKTAAQILLRFIVQHNIAAIPKSTNPKRIKENIDLFDWELKPDDVNRLKRLDKGESGRICDFTFFKGLDRHPEFPF